In Aspergillus oryzae RIB40 DNA, chromosome 6, one genomic interval encodes:
- a CDS encoding uncharacterized protein (predicted protein), with protein sequence MLYTLGLFALEPIRFIEKYEWRKLTDLEKCAIGTFWKSVGDGLAISYEAFPSHKTGFRDGLQWLEEITAWSEEYEAKYMVPHATNRETADQTTAVLLYMVPKPFQQIGLHFVSFMMDDRLRRAMLYDPPPASYAKLFSSLLSVRRFVLRYLSLPRPYFLRFTAFTEQPDRNDRIFITQWDAAPYYVAPTFRNRWGPVAWLTWAMGRPLPGDEGDKYYPRGYYTPDVGPKYFEGKGRASLEEYVQDLKSSRTGRCPFI encoded by the exons ATGCTCTACACCCTTGGCTTGTTTGCCCTCGAACCCATCCGGTTCATCGAGAAGTACGAGTGGAGAAAGCTGACCGACCTCGAGAAGTGTGCTATCGGCACGTTCTGGAAGAGCGTCGGCGATGGTCTTGCAATCAGTTACGAGGCATTTCCATCGCATAAGACGGGATTCCGCGATGGCCTCCAGTGGCTGGAGGAGATCACGGCCTGGAGTGAAGAGTACGAAGCTAAGTACATGGTTCCCCATGCCACGAACCGGGAGACCGCGGATCAGACTACGGCCGTGCTACTGTACATGGTCCCGAAGCCGTTCCAGCAGATCGGTCTGCACTTCGTCTCGTTCATGATGGATGACCGCCTACGACGTGCGATGCT GTATGACCCTCCCCCGGCATCATATGCCAAACTGTTCTCGTCGCTTCTGTCCGTTCGCCGCTTTGTGTTACGTTACCTGTCGCTCCCCCGGCCTTATTTCCTCCGTTTCACTGCCTTCACTGAGCAGCCGGACCGGAATGATCGCATTTTCATCACCCAGTGGGATGCGGCACCCTATTACGTCGCGCCTACTTTCCGGAACCGCTGGGGCCCTGTCGCTTGGCTTACCTGGGCTATGGGCCGGCCTCTTCCAGGCGATGAAGGCGATAAGTATTACCCCCGGGGCTACTATACACCTGATGTAGGGCCCAAGTACTTCGAAGGCAAGGGCCGAGCATCCCTGGAGGAGTACGTCCAGGACTTGAAGAGTTCACGAACAGGCCGATGTCCGTTTATTTAA
- a CDS encoding purine-cytosine permease family protein (predicted protein): protein MSEAEKARISPSLQSVTQEDLEDQTPLNGSHRSRYQRWAGSIKGLEARGIEPIPVEERLKTSPSASFHMLLMWFSMGMALNNMVVGSLGTLVMKLSFADAALCAIFGNLLGGMAVGYMSTWGPRSGNRTLIVARYFMGYYPSKVCCSLNVLTNLGYGMMNCMIGGQLLSKISGGAVSVVVGIIIVALASLVMATFGMQIFQYYERYAWFPQLLVLCIITGSAGPQFDFQSPSVGSSGEVNAKRLAFFSLCLSVALAWAPLAADYYVYYPPTIRRWRTWSMTTMGGCLAMIITLLLGVGLGSGVAKNPKWAETYDGTPASLLMAGYGRLGGFGKFCAFINVVTVVSSNAPGSYSMAMNFQMLGNVWSKIPRPVFTVTTTVIYTACAIGGRDFLYEIFKSFLPLIGYWIIIWFTIVAEEDLLFRRSKGYDWSAWNCRQKLPVGVAAALAFLVGWAGAIVGMDQVYYTGPIGKAVNGGCDLGIWLGFGFTALAFPPLRMLELRVLGR from the exons ATGTCTGAGGCTGAAAAAGCTCGTATATCCCCATCTCTTCAGAGTGTTACACAAGAGGATTTAGAAGATCAGACTCCCCTTAATGGAAGTCACAGATCGAGGTACCAGAGATGGGCGGGAAGTATCAAGGGCCTCGAGGCGCGTGGCATTGAGCCGATACCAGTTGAGGAACGCCTGAAGACTAGCCCATCAGCATCATTTCATATGTTGCTTATGTGGTTCAGTATGGGGATGGCCTTGAACAATATGGTGGTTGGATCATTGGGCACGCTTGTAATGAAGCTGAGCTTTGCAGATGCTGCTCTTTGCGCAATATTTGGAAATCTTTTGGGGGGTATGGCAGTTGGGTATATGAGCACTTGGGGACCCAGAAGTGGGAATCGTACTCTT ATAGTTGCCCGATATTTTATGGGGTACTACCCTAGCAAGGTGTGCTGCTCGCTGAATGTGCTTACAAACTTGGGTTATGGGATGATGAATTGTATGATCGGCGGGCAGTTACTCTCAAAAATATCAGGTGGAGCCGTATCCGTCGTTGTTGGTATTATCATTGTCGCGCTTGCAAGCTTGGTGATGGCTACATTTGGAATGCAGATCTTCCAATATTATGAGAG ATATGCTTGGTTCCCGCAGTTGTTGGTACTCTGCATCATCACCGGGTCGGCAGGACCACAGTTTGATTTTCAGAGTCCGTCGGTTGGATCCTCAGGCGAGGTCAATGCCAAACGTCTGGcattcttctctctttgtttaTCTGTAGCCCTCGCATGGGCACCGTTAGCTGCAGACTACTATGTCTACTATCCGCCGACTATTAGGCGATGGAGGACATGGTCAATGACCACGATGGGAGGATGCTTGGCTATGATCATTACTCTTCTCCTTGGAGTTGGTCTAGGAAGCGGAGTGGCGAAAAACCCAAAGTGGGCTGAAACCTATGATGGTACACCGGCGAGTCTATTGATGGCTGGTTATGGCAGACTTGGAGGCTTTGGCAAATTCTGTGCGTTCATCAATGTCGTGACAGTGGTCTCCAGTAATGCTCCCGGATCTTATTCAATGGCTATGAATTTCCAGATGCTCGGCAATGTTTGGTCGAAAATTCCACGTCCTGTCTTCACTGTTACGACGACAGTGATATACACGGCATGCGCCATTGGAGGACGAGATTTCCTATACGAGATTTTCAAGAGCTTCCTCCCCCTGATTGGTTAttggatcatcatctggttcaCCATTGTTGCGGAGGAAGACCTGCTCTTTCGACGTAGCAAAGGCTATGACTGGTCCGCGTGGAACTGTCGACAGAAGCTGCCGGTAGGAGTTGCTGCTGCCCTAGCTTTTCTGGTTGGTTGGGCGGGGGCAATTGTAGGGATG GATCAAGTGTACTATACGGGGCCGATTGGGAAAGCAGTCAATGGAGGCTGTGATTTGGGAATCTGGCTCGGTTTCGGTTTCACGGCTCTCGCCTTCCCTCCACTGAGAATGTTGGAGTTGAGGGTGCTTGGACGCTGA